The region CGCCCTCAAGCGATGCAAGCACTTCGAGCTCGGTGGTGacaagaagcagagggGTGCCGCCATTTCCTTCTAAGCAGAGTCGAGATGTTGGGACTGGGTTTTTGCTGCATGCACGGCGCATATTTGGTCGGCTGGTGGAAGCTTGGTTCGAGTCTGGATATCTGGGGATGAGGGATGTATGATTATGCCCAAAGATCGGCTCTTTCTGTCTAATACTGACATGATTGCAAGGTGTTTCGTAGAGCAAAGGTGCATGAGGTGGATGGAGCGGGAGGTCTATGACGAAGGAGAATATAGCAACGAGACTTGGGGTAGCATCATTCAATTTAAATCAACACGAAGATTTACACTAAAACGATTGCTGGTGGCAGTGGCACTGCTACGCCTGAGTTGGAAAATCACTGCTGACTAAAAGATGTGATTTAACTTTCAACTTTGTGTTTTCTGTGTTTGATCTACTTTGAGCTCTCACCTAGACTTAATCAGTAGCTGGAAAGATCCCATAGCGAGTAAAGTACATCTTTCCTCGAGCGCTGCGTCCTTTTTTACTCATAAACAAATTGTTTGCAACTAGCCCCCCCCTCGTCCCCAGATTGATAGGCCAGTCTGTCGGTCAACCTTCTTTCACCGCACTCCCCTCCTAAGTCATTTTCTGCCTGCCCTCTCCATTCATGCTCTTTAGGTCGGTCACATCGTCCCTGTAAAACTGTACACCTGACATTCATGCGCTGGTACGTCGAATATCCTACCTCGTGGTCCAACTCAACAGCTACTTCTCTATTCTCTCTCCTAcaccttccctttttcttttccctctctctaTCCTCACCCCTCGCATGCCGAGCTCGTTACACCCGCCACTCGTCGCAATCCCCATCCATATGATACTCAAGAGGAAGACCGGCGATCCTTTTAGTAGAACAATTTCACCTTGATCTTATCTTTCGTGATCGCAGGTGGTgaatcatccttctttctctgaTAGTAATCATTAAGCGTCTGGACGAACTCGATGGAAGGCGTCTCGCGCCAGAGCTTGTATCCAAGGCTGATGATATAACACAGTGCGTGCTGATCAACCCAAGTATAATGAGCGTATGAATGCACACCCTATCAATTTCTCGATCTCAATTAAAAGAGTGGtggggaagaaaagaagtcGTCTTACAGCGTAATGATTAAAGATAAACGTAGGTGTACTCCAGTTCCCTCTAAGGAAGACTGTATACCTGTAAGGGTACAGAGGAACGGGgtaggaggaagacagagaggatgacgagACGAGAGGGAGAAGTAGTTTTGGGGTGCagaggggagggggggagaaggaagaaggggggaggaagagtaggAGGACCGTGCGAGGAGGCGTTAGGGAGGAGAGACGTCCGAGCGGAGGGCACAGGGAAAGTgtgagaaagatgagtcagCTCGTAGAGCTGAGAAAGATATAAAAGGCATAGTCCTTCGAGGAGAAAAAATGCATAGCCCAAAGCAGCTCagtcttctcaaactctccAGCCTACCAATCTCATCGTTTACACTCAGCGCTTCTAGTTAAATTGAATACAACGACCAAGGAGGACACGAACTATAGTAGCTTCCGGTGCTTTCCGATCTCTGGGAGGACAGCGGGCCGCTACAATACCCCTGGAGCCAGACGAAAATAAAAGATCCAGCCAGACTAAGACAGATGGAATAAATACAGCTTACGACGACATTGCTTGGTTAACGCGTAGATGGTAGTTAGAGCACCAGAAGATATGCGCCGATCGGACGCCAGCAAACATGACCTAGCCTCATACGCCATAATAACTCAGTTATTAACAGACATATTGGACAGAGAGTACACCCTGGCCAATAGCCACGAATAATACAGCACCGATGATCGATCAATCCCGTTATGGAGGACCACGAGGTTGATCTATCGAGGTTGTTGTATGTTGTACGGCCGTTAAGCGTCGTCAAATAGTCAAAGTGAATCCCGATGAAATGGGCATTCGTTCCGAGAAGGTTTATGGAAAGGCAATCGAATCATTTTCGAGGTAGCTATTAAATAGTTTTTGTAAAGACTACGTGGTGGTGTCTTATCTTCTTTTAAATCATTAACGATGAAATGTAGTGCTTACGACTCAGCCTCCGGGTCAGAGATTGCCATTATGGAGGAATATGGAGGTCAATCAAGGCCTGATCTTAGAAGAGGATCATGTGTAGAGTCGTGTTTAGGAGAACatgagagatggaaagaggtaaCAGGGGCATAGCTGCTacgaaaagaagaatgctACGGGACGGCGAAGCCGATTATTCGTgtcttttttcccctttattataaaaaaagaaacacCGCCGTCGGCTGTGCCTGATCAATGATAATCGAATATCTAAATTGGCCGGCGTTCAATCCGGAGGAGACGGCGCCCACACTCCTTTAAATAACCAATCTTATCTAGATCTCATTCTGAGATAGACTCCGAATAGATCTAACCGCCCACCTCCCTTATTCTTGACCTGACTCGGTCCTTCACTGTTTGTTAACATTCTGTTCTCTTGGATTCTTCGCTGCAGCGTCAATCGGTATGATGACTGTCTCAGAGAACTTTGTCACTCATTGGCCTTGAAACTTTCAGCCGGCCATTCTGTTCTAGAAGGCGGCGAGGAGTCACGGTCGTAAGGGAAAACAAGCTACTTTAGCAGCTTTAGAATTCGACTGACAGCAAAGGAAGTTGCGGCTTCTTGAACTTTAAAAAACGAGGTGATACATACGACCTTTGGTGTGGCGAACCAAGCTGGCAATGCCGTCTTACCGTTATCGAATGCACAGCGAGTGTTGGAACCTGGAGTGCACACGTACTTTTATGGAGATTCATCCTGTagcatgatgatggggcGATATTCGGTTATACACACCGGCTGATATTTTCAAAGACGTACCTCGACGAGCGATGCAGCATCTCCATTCACTTTCAGACTTACTCAAATCTTTACCAGCCTACCTCATACCTTTTGCAACTCCAAACTTGACTTATCAACCATGGCCGTTGCCACCCCCTCTATTGCCTATGTCGACACCTCCGAGCCCGAAAATGTCCGAAACCATCACTCAAGATGGCGCTGTCATTGTCAAAGAATTTCCTCTATCCCGTGCTTCATCGCCAGTTTCTCGAGACTATTGAACCTCATTTTGCAGCCCGAGACATTTACAGATCTACTTCTGCGCACAAGGAGGTCAGCcttgacttcttccttgacgGTTCTACCCCAGTTTACCGTCACTAAAGCAAGGATCCCCACCTTGTTAGCAAAGTCATGAGGTCTCCTATTCGGCAAGGTATCATGGACAAGTTCCTCAGGTAAGTATGTACTCGCACAGTTTTGGTTGGGTATAGTGGACGACATTGTAATGGCCATGCGATAGTGAAGAATATAGTATTTACACCGGTCACAAGCTCGTTCCTCAGAAAAGCGGTTACGTGCTCGGTTCCACAGCTGCTTTGTAAATTGGTCCCCGGCTGCAAAGCCCAACTTCTTCACCGAGCAAAGTAccatccatccttctcttgttTTGCACTGAAAGGCTGACTCATACACCGTCATAGGACCAAATGCTCCTATCTCATTCGCACTGGCTCTaccaatctcctcttcaccccTTATGATCGGCTGCCTTATCCCCGGCGCCAAGTGTACCAAGGAAAACGGTGCTACCGCCGTCATCCCCAATTCGCACCTCTGACCTGCCGGCAGAATCCCCCATGTCGAAGAACGCTGCTACGTCGAGATGGATCCTCGATCTGCTCTGCTAGCTCTGGATCCTTGCTATCATGGCGCTGAGGTGAAGAACTTGTGTGAGAAGAGTGACCAGAATGCGTTGAGTACGTTGTTTGCAGACTTTGGGCAGAAGGATTACTTCATGCTGGATCAGGAGATTCTTTCGACTCCTATTGAGTTTTTCTGACAGCTGCCCGAGGATGTTCTTAGGCTTGCTGGGTACTGTAGGCTCCATTCCCATTTGGGGTAGTCGTTGACAAGGGACTGCAGTCAAGTCCCGCGGCGGTGAGGCTATGTTAGGACCAGTAAGGCCCCCTCGACCACCTAGATGTCGAGATCGCCTTGAGCAGATACATCCTGCCCATCTCAGGAGCTCCAATGACTGCGTCTAAGGAGGCTAGAGGGATCATTTTACATATGTTTTGGAAATTGTTCCGTCCATTACCTAGTCCTTGTTCTCATTCCCGTTTAGTTTTTGCTTCATTCTTCAAGTTGAATTAGTAGTGTTTCAGTTGTTGGTTCTAAGTTCTGAGTTTCTCAAAAGTTTTCGAATCAGTTTTGTGAATTAAATCTTACCGCAATGCGTGGTCCACACCAGAGTGCCTGCCAGGAGgttcaagaagagaaagaagaagataggTCACttccaagaagatgggCCGAGTGACGTCACGTTTTGGTCTGTTTCGCGATTCGATGACAGACAAAGAAgcccttcttttttattGTATCACAAACAAGACAACACAATACGAAGCAACTATTttgaccttcttcattgaAGCATTGACAAAAGAACGACATTAGATTCGTTTTGATTGCCGTATGGCTGTTTGGAATCGTCCTATTTTTCCGATGTGTCCCGTCGAAGAATGAGAAACTAGCCTTGTCATGTGAGGAGTCTCTTCGTTTACTCGTCGGCCATCTCTAACGGAGCCGGGGTTTGTAGGGGCATTATTCATTAAACCGCAACAACACTACAGCGTTATCCGCCACATGGGCCATTTGAGCTGTGAAGAGTCACAACGAGATGAAAGAATCATATGATTtttcgagaagaaggcttgtCAGTCTTGCTCCCATCACCGAGGTTCACGACCTTGTTTTGGATGAACTCGCCCATATTGCTCCGACCAAGTACTTGCTCCTCTCGAGATATCACTACAATCGCATACTTCCGTCTCTCTACGAAAACTTTACCATCCCATATCACTATGAAAAGGCTCTGGCTGGTACCAAGCCATTCACAGCCACCAAGATCCAAGCACTTTCGCATGTGAAGCGGCTTTACATTGCCATCGGTCCCGATGCGAAGTGGCAAATCCCCgaaggggagagagagagttTGCCTTCATTTCGGCGAGTGTTGACCAACTTTGTGCGGAAGCATCGACCGGTGTTCCCTCAGTTGGAGGAGATTAGTTTTCCGGAGAACTTGGGATACCCGCCTTTTGACGATTCTTGTGATCATAACTTTTGGGATATCATGTTTTCATccatcccctcctcctgtcgAGTGTCCATTCATTTTGTCAAGcctgatgaagaggaaatcTCAGGGAATGGCGAGAGAAGCAAGCTTCAACTGCTATATAACATTGCTTCGCGAAATTTGTCTCTCTATATTC is a window of Cryptococcus neoformans var. neoformans JEC21 chromosome 10 sequence DNA encoding:
- a CDS encoding expressed protein, with the protein product MKESYDFSRRRLVSLAPITEVHDLVLDELAHIAPTKYLLLSRYHYNRILPSLYENFTIPYHYEKALAGTKPFTATKIQALSHVKRLYIAIGPDAKWQIPEGERESLPSFRRVLTNFVRKHRPVFPQLEEISFPENLGYPPFDDSCDHNFWDIMFSSIPSSCRVSIHFVKPDEEEISGNGERSKLQLLYNIASRNLSLYIHRRQDGATTLNRIITWTIKGKSHPALDYHILNANLEDLSSPIHGKKDKNGTLRVAAPTTESLRNRLHDNLELWQEDMYKMMFADTSEWNYKERYQVGVMLCDSASSVKSLRYEDV